GGGCGTCGAAAGACGAAAGCCACCTCGTTTCCGAAGGCTCGGTTCTTTGCAATGCGGCGTCGGATTTCGCCAGCGCGCCAACCTCGATGAAGAACAACACCTGGAACATGCCGTCATGGCCGACGAAGCGCACAGCATTTCTCGCTGCATCGAAGCTACGGCTTTGGTTTAGGAAAGCTAGCGCCATGGTTGGACCGGCGGGCTCTTACGAGCACTCCGAGCGGCGCCCGACAGCCTGAGCCATTCCTTCCGGTATCCTATGTTGAGGAGATTGAAGGACATCATGTCTTCCCCGGCTTCCGCATGGTCGACGTGCACGGGAACGCTTGCAGAAACACGATAGACGGTCCACGAACGGGCGGATTCGATCCGGCGGTCGTGTTCGATCTCCATGGAGTAGCGGCCGGGCGCTTCCCAGGTGTGGACGGCAAAGGCATTCCGTCTTCGTTCGGCTTCGTCTTCATGGCTGTTCACGATGTCAACCTTTCGTCGTTCGGGCCGTGGCCATGGCCAAACGTCCTCTCGATCAGTGTTGCGCCGCTGCCGGCGGGCGATAGGTTTACCAGTTCCAGGCTATCTTCCGTCGCGACCCGCTCATGACGTTCATCGTCACTGCGAATGCGGTATTGCAGCACATTTCCTCTGAGAGGCAGCGTGGCGGTAATGCGGTATGTGTCGGGAAGCTTGGAGGGAACGACCAAGAACCCGTCCTTCACTCGGACAGTCTGCCCCACCTTGAAGATATGCGTTGCTGCCTCGCGCCGGATTGAGCGTCCATTGCGTTGCGGGATGCGCGTAGCGGTCATGACGGTTTGTGGTCCTTTTCGATCGCGGTTTCGAGATCTGACAGGTGGATAGGCATCATCTGCTGCGTCGAACTCTGCGCGGCGATCGCCGGCAGGTGGATGAAGGCGCCGACCCGTCGCCAGGCAAGCCTGGAAACGCTGTCGATCAATTCCTCGTCATAGTCGACGCGGTATTCTCCGGCTGGCTGCGCCCCGTCGAAGCCGGGCAGGCGGAATGGGGATGAAAAGCGGACGACGGTTTGTGTGGTGCGACTTGTCACGGCTGAGGCCTCCGCAGGAACACACCGATGCGTTTCCTGTATCGTTGAGATCCGAACCGGACGAACTCGAGGCTGCCGGTACATCCGCGGTCAGCGCCAAGCTCATTCCGGATCAGAACAGGCGAAATCAACGCCGGAACGACGTCATGGATCGCTATCGAGAATTCAGTGGTGATGGCGGGTCGTAGGTCTCTGACACCGCGAAGCCAGGTCGGCCAAATCGACGAGGCCTATCATTGCGCCTCGATTGAGCTTAAATCAAGATAAATTCTGATTTATA
This Rhizobium brockwellii DNA region includes the following protein-coding sequences:
- a CDS encoding DUF1488 domain-containing protein, which gives rise to MALAFLNQSRSFDAARNAVRFVGHDGMFQVLFFIEVGALAKSDAALQRTEPSETRWLSSFDALRNSIQNVAHKAYSYRRRAFYTLTAADFR